The genomic DNA CAGCCAAGATACGGAAAAAACGGAAGTTTTGGTCGATCCCTATCGGCCCTGACGGCGGCTTTCCGGGCGGAAAATGCGATTGCGCAAAATTGGTCCGAGATGCAATCAAAATACTTGAACATTACGATATAATGACATAAAAATTTGTCGTCGTTCGATCATATAAGAAGAGCGGAAGGGGTTTTAGCGATGAAGCAGTTCAAGCGTTTGAGCGGTGTCAGCCTGATGGTGCTGGCGGGTTTTCAGGTCAGTGCGGCGATGGCGCAGGTGGCGGATCAGCCGGCGGATCAGGGTGCTGGCGGCATCGACGAAATCGTCGTCACCGCCGAAAAGCGTGAAACGTCGGTGCAAAAGACCGCCATTGCCATCACGGCCTTCGACCAGAAGGCGTTGGAGAGGAACGGCGTCGCCACTCTGACCGACATTGCCGCGATCGCGCCCGGCGTCGGCATCTCCAAAAACTCGGCCAACGTCATCATCGCCGTCCGCGGCGTATCGAGCCAGAACACCAACGAGATCGGCGATCCCGCCATCTCGATCGCGCAGGATGGCTTCTACATTCAGAAGCCCTTCGGGTTCGGCGATTCGATGTTCGATCTGGAGCGCGTGGAAGTGTTGCGCGGTCCGCAGGGCACGCTCTATGGCCGCAACGCCACGGGCGGCGCGATCAACGTCATCACTGCCAAGCCCAAGGATGAGTTTGAAGGCAAGGTTTCGGTCGGCGTCGGCAATTACGACCAGATCACGACCGAAGGCATGATCAACCTGCCGGTCACGGATACGCTGGCCGTTCGCGCCGCCTTCACCACCAACAAGCATGACGGCTATCGCGTCAACGAAGCTCCGGCCCGCGCCGGCGACGACGCGGATTCCCAGTCGGTCCGCCTGCATGTGCAGTGGAAGCCGACCGACCGGCTGAAGGTTCTGCTGACGGGTCAGTTGACCAAGATCGGCGGCGTTGGTCCGACCATGTGGGGCACGCCGCTGCGCTTCAACGGCACGGCGATCGACACCAGCTACCGTCCCAACGTCGATGGCGACGGCACAGCGCACAGCTTGCCCAACCAGTATATCGACACGACGCTGCGCACGATCCAGTGGAATGGCGAATATGATCTGGGCTTTGCCAGCCTGGTCTATCTGGGCGGTTTCCGCGACACCGACTATTCGCAGCTTCGCGATCTTGACGGCACCACCAGCCAGACCGCCTATATCCAGCCGACCGAAAAGGTGCATGACTGGTCGCATGAAGTCCGGCTGGTGTCGAATGGCAACGGGCGGTTCAAATGGCAGATCGGCGGCTATCTGTTCCGCGAAACGTCGGACCTGTTCAGCCTGTTCCAGAGCTATGCGGTCGCCAATCCGCCGTCGAACATCTTCACCTTCTCCTATAATGTGAAGGCGAAGTCGAAGGCGGTGTTCGGTCAGGCCAGCTATGAAGTGATCGACGGACTGAAGGCCGAATTCGGCATCCGCTATTCGGACGATTACAAGAGCCGTGTCGGATACAGCAATACGGGCAGCGGCAATGTCGCGCAGAATGACGATGCATCCAGCACCAAGACGACCTATCATGCCGGTCTGACCTATGACTACAGCCCACGCAACATGGTCTATGCCAAGTTCGACACGGGCTATAAGGCGGGCGGTTTCAACACGGTGCCGGGTCAGAACACCCTGCCTTATGCGCCGGAAACCATCACGTCATGGGAAGTCGGGTCGAAGAACCGCTTCCTCGACAACAGCCTGCAACTGAACCTGTCGGCGTTCCTGTATAATTATAAGGATCAGCAGGTTTCGGTGCGTGACCAGACCGTCGGCCTTTCGGCGGTGTTCAACGCCGGCAAGTCGCGCATCTGGGGTATCGAGGCGGAAACCGTCTGGCAGCCGAGCGACGTGGACCGTTTCGACGCCAGCGCCGTGTTCCTGCATGCAGAATATACCGAACTGTGCCTCAATATCTCCACAACTGGCGCCTGTCTGGTCGATTATTCGGGCAATCGTGCGACCCAGGCGCCGCGCTGGTCGTTCAACCTGGGCTATGAGCATAGCTTCGGGCTTCTGGGCGGCACGCTGACGCCGCGCGTCCAGACCCATATCGAAACCTCGTCCTTCTACGGGATCGAGAATTTCGCCTATCAGAAGCAGGGCAGCTATTCGCGCAGCGATCTGGTCGTGACCTTCACGCCGGAAAGCAAGAAGTGGAGCCTTCAGGGCTTCGTCCGCAATATCGAGGATGAAACCATCATCACCAGTGCGGTCGCATCCAGCCGCTTTGGCACCTACAGCTATGGCATGGCGCCGCCGCGCACCTATGGCGCCAAGCTGACCTACAACTTCTAGAGCGATTTAGCTGCGCTGGCCTTCGGGTCCAAGCGATCGGCATCGATCGCCGGTTAAGAAGTCGCGGTAATCAAAGGACTTAGAGCGGTGATCTGACCCAAACGGATCGAAAACCGCTCTAAGTCCGGGCGGTCGGGTTCGAAAGGCCGCCGGTGCGAAGGCACCGGCGGCCTTTTCCATTATGGTCGACACGCAAAAAGACGATCCGGCTCCAAGTGGCCGGACCGGGTGGTAAATGCCCTGTGAGGGTCTTGCGATCAGCCCGCCAGGCTGCGGGTTATCGTTCTGAGCAGCTTGTTGAGGGTCGAAACATCCTTCTTGGACAGATCCTCGAAGGCGCGTTCATAGATGCGGTTGGCCGCGTCCCACGCCTTGCGGCCCGCGATCACGCCTTCGGGCGTCAGCATCACTTCCGTAACCCGGCCGTCGGCGGCGCTCTGCCGGCAATCGACCAGATTGTCCGCCTGCATCCGCTTCACGATCTTCGTCATGGTCGGCAGCTTGACGATGGCATGGTCCGCAATCTCGCTGACGCTCATCGTCTCGCGGTTGCGCAGCGTCATCAGGACGCGCCAGCGGGGAATGTCGAGGCCCAGCGGTTTGAGCGCAAGTTCCATCTGGAGCAGGTAGCGGCCGGTGAAGCGGGTGAGCCAGTAGAAAGGCCACTCCTCCATATTGAAAGCGGCGGCGACGCCGGTAATTTCGGGTTCCTGAACCTGTTCGACCATCTGTGATCCCTGCCTGTGCGGAGCCCCGGTGCCCATTTGGCCCGCTTCTTTCCCCATGGCAAAGCCCTACCGGCAGACCGACCGGCATTCAAGCAAGAGAATGAATGAAAATTACTTGACTATTCACGTAATATGGTCCAGCTTTCGGGCATCATTCATCAGGGGAAACCGGCGATGTCCGCCATCCTTATCGAAAGCTATGACGTGCCGGGCGATGGCCCGACCGTGGCGGTCAAGGACTGCATCGATATTGCAGGGGCGCCGACATGTTGCGGTTCCCGCGCCTTTGCCGATGCGGCGCCGGCGCAGCGCCATGCGCGGGTCGTGCAGATGCTGGCGGACGCCGGTTATCGCATTGTCGCCAAGGCCAGTATGCATGAGCTGGCCTATGGCATGACCGGCCTGAACGACTGGACCGGTCATGTCGTCAATCCGCTTTTCCCCGGCCTGATCCCCGGTGGATCGTCGAGTGGCTCCGCCGCCGCAGTCGCGGCCGGGCTGGTCGATCTGGCGCTGGGCACCGATACGGGTGGATCGATACGGATGCCGGCGGCCTGCTGTGGCGTGATTGGCCTCAAGCCGAGTTTCGGGCGACTCAGCCGTGACGGCGTGACGCCGGCGGACAGCGCGCTGGATTGCGTCGGGCTTTTCGCGCGATCAATGCCGGTGATCGAGCGGGCCATGGCGCAGATAGCCCCCGGCTTCGCCGCGGTGGAACTTGAGACCCTGCCGTCGATCGGAACTGTTCAGGTCGATGTCGACAGCGAAATAGAGGGGGCGGTTTCGGCCGCGCTCGCGGTGCTGGGCGATGCCGTTCAGTCCTGCGCCCTGCCACTTCTCGAAGAGGCGTTTCAGGCCGGCGTCGTCCAGATGGCGGCGGAGGCGTCCGCCGCCTATGGGCATCTGGTCGATAGCGGATTGCTGGGCGCCGATGTCGAGCAGCGGCTGCGCGGGGCGCCCATGGTGGCGACGGCGGAGCGCCTGGTCTGGGCGGAGGATGTGAAGGGGCGCTTCGTCGCGCAGGTCGATGCCTTGCTCGACCGTTTCGACGTGTTGGCGCTGCCGACCCTGCCAGCTTTTCCGCCGCGCGTCGATGCGCTGGGTGATGCCGCCGCTATCCTGCGCCTGTCGGCGTTGGTGCGGCCCTTCAACCTGAGCGGGCATCCCGCCATTTCGCTGCCGCTGGCGTCGTCGTCAGGCCGCCCGGCCGCGCTGCAACTGGTGGCACGACGGGGCGATGATGCGCGGCTGTGCGCCATCGCCCGGCTCATCGCCGAACCCGATCTGCTTTTACAACATAAGGAAATATGCTGATGAACGCGTTGAGCGCCCATCCCGGACGGAGCGCGGCGGAGGAGCCTGGCATCGCACCGATCCCGGACGACCTGATCGCATCGTTCCGCGCCCGCCGGCAGGAAATCGCGGCCCTTGGCCAGTTGCCGGCCGATATCGTCGCCGACCTGCGGCGGCTGGGCGTCTATCGGGCGCTGGTGTCGACCCGTCATGGTGGCGTGGAAGCGTCGCCCGCGACCTTCCTGCGGCTGATCGAGCGGCTGTCCGAGGCGGATGGTTCCATCGGCTGGGTGGCGAGCTTCGGCGTGTCGTCCATGTATCTGGCGTCGCTGCCGTCCGAAACACTGGCCAAAGTCTATGCCGACGGCCCGGATGTCATCTTTGCAGGGGCGCTGTTCCCGCCGCAGGCCGCAGCGCGGGTCGAGGGTGGCCTGAAGGTTTCGGGCCGCTGGAAGTTCGGCAGCGGATCGACCGGCGCGGATATTATCGGTGTCGGCGTCAAGGTGGATGGCGACAAGGGCGGCCTGCCGCGCATGGCGGTCATGCCCGCATCGTCGGTTACGATCGAACGCAACTGGGACGTGATCGGCCTTCAGGGCACGGGCAGCCATGATCTGGTGGTCGACGGGGTGGTCGTGCCGGAGGAATGGACCTTCATCCGCGGTGGTGCGCCGACCCTCGACACGCCGCTCTATCGCTATCCTTCCATGGCCTTTGCCGCACAGGTGCTGGCGATCGTCGGCGTCGGCGTCGCCCGTGCTGCGCTGGACGAGATCACGCAGATGGCGGGTGGCCGTGCATCGATCACCGGCGCGCCGGTGCTTGCCGACCGCGCCTATGTCCAGAGTGAGATCGCCAAGGCGGAGGCCAGGCTTCGCTCGGCCCGCGCCTTCTTCTACGAGGCGACCGACGATGTGTGGACCACGCTGTGCGCCGGCGATCCCGCCTCGCTCAAACAGACCGGCTTGCTGCGCCTCGCTTCCAGCCATGTCGCGCGCGTCGGCTGCGAAGTCGCCCAGACCGCCTTCATGCTGTCGGGCACCACCGGCATCTATAACGACCATCCGCTGTCGGCCTATGTCCATGACGCGATGGTCGTGGCGCAGCATGCCTTCCTGTCCGAAGGCACGTTCGCCAGCGCCGGCCGGGTGCTGCTCGGCCTCGACAACCCGCCCGGATTTCCCTGATCGACAAGAGGATCGCACTTCATGACCGACACATCTGCAAAACCGCTGCGCGTCCTCTTCTGCGGCGCCGTGCTTCAGAATTTCTTTGATCTGCCCGCCGCCGACATCGGCCCGGTCTGGGCCGCCACCGGCCAGATGCTGAAGGGCATTCGCGACCTGCCGGGCGTCACCGTGCTGGGCACGCTGGACGATGATGAGACGATGGTCGGCACCTCGCCCAATGGCTGGCCCTGGACCTTCTACATCCTGGCCGAGGTGCCGGATCGCGCCACCGCCGTCGCCGCCTGCAACCTGTTCCGCACGATCGAGGTCGGTGAACATCGGCTGTGGAAATATATGCGCGTCGAAGCCCGGATCGGCCGGGAGCTGGTCATCCCCGCATGACCGACGCAGGCGCCCTTATCTCCCTGAGCCAGCGGGTCGCACTGCTGGAAGCAGAGGGTGCGGTCCGGCGTGTCGTGATGGACTATTTCCGTCTGTGCGACACGCTGGGCCCGTCCACGCCGATGGATGTGCTGGGCGGGTTGTTCACCCGCGACGCCGTCTGGGAAGGGAAGGGGCGCTATCGCAAGGCCTTTGGCCGGCATGAGGGACGCGACGCCATCGTCGCCATGCTGGCCAGCTACACGGAACCGGCGCATTTCCTGCTGAACGGCCATTATCTCTCCTCCGAAACCATAGAGGTGAAGGACGGGACCAGTGCCACCGGCCAGTGGATGATGTTGCAGGTTTCGACTTATCGCGACGGCCGTTCGGATTTCCGCAGCGCCGCGCTGACGATCGATCTGGCCTATGAAGAGGGCGCATGGCGCATGGCCCGCTTCGTGACCGAAAATATCTTCTCGCGGGATGTCGCTCCCTGGAATGACGAGGCCGACATTTCCGTCCCCCAGCCAAATGCCGAGGAGGGCGCATGAATATCACCGATTTTGCCGCGCTGGTGCAGGACGATCGCGTCCATACCGCGCTCTACAAAGACCCCGCCATCTTCGAGGAAGAGATGGACCGGATCTTCAACAACACCTGGGTCTGGGTTGCCCACGCAAGCGACGTGCCGGCAAAAAACACGTTCAAGACCAGTTGGGTCGGTCGCCAGCCCGTCATCGTGACGCGCGACCGGGAAAACAAGGTCCACGTCCTCCTCAACCGCTGCCGCCACCGCGCCGCCAGCGTGTGCGAGAAGAAGAAGGGCAAGGCCAGCGTGTTCGTATGCCCCTATCATGGCTGGAGTTATGATGTGGACGGCAAGTTGCGCAAGGTGCCGCACGCCAAGGGGTATGAGGAGGCGTTCGACACGGCGCAATTCCCGCTGATCTCGTTGCGGGTCGAGGAATATAACGGCCTCATCTTCGCGACTTTCAAGCAGGATATCGAGCCGCTGGCCGACTTCCTCGGTTCGGCGAAGAAGTGGATCGACCTGTTCATGAAGCAGGGCGCCGGTTTCGGCGTCAGGACGCTGGGCGAACATAAGTTCCGCTTCCCCGGCAACTGGAAGATCCAGCTCGA from Sphingobium sp. CAP-1 includes the following:
- a CDS encoding TonB-dependent receptor: MKQFKRLSGVSLMVLAGFQVSAAMAQVADQPADQGAGGIDEIVVTAEKRETSVQKTAIAITAFDQKALERNGVATLTDIAAIAPGVGISKNSANVIIAVRGVSSQNTNEIGDPAISIAQDGFYIQKPFGFGDSMFDLERVEVLRGPQGTLYGRNATGGAINVITAKPKDEFEGKVSVGVGNYDQITTEGMINLPVTDTLAVRAAFTTNKHDGYRVNEAPARAGDDADSQSVRLHVQWKPTDRLKVLLTGQLTKIGGVGPTMWGTPLRFNGTAIDTSYRPNVDGDGTAHSLPNQYIDTTLRTIQWNGEYDLGFASLVYLGGFRDTDYSQLRDLDGTTSQTAYIQPTEKVHDWSHEVRLVSNGNGRFKWQIGGYLFRETSDLFSLFQSYAVANPPSNIFTFSYNVKAKSKAVFGQASYEVIDGLKAEFGIRYSDDYKSRVGYSNTGSGNVAQNDDASSTKTTYHAGLTYDYSPRNMVYAKFDTGYKAGGFNTVPGQNTLPYAPETITSWEVGSKNRFLDNSLQLNLSAFLYNYKDQQVSVRDQTVGLSAVFNAGKSRIWGIEAETVWQPSDVDRFDASAVFLHAEYTELCLNISTTGACLVDYSGNRATQAPRWSFNLGYEHSFGLLGGTLTPRVQTHIETSSFYGIENFAYQKQGSYSRSDLVVTFTPESKKWSLQGFVRNIEDETIITSAVASSRFGTYSYGMAPPRTYGAKLTYNF
- a CDS encoding MarR family winged helix-turn-helix transcriptional regulator → MVEQVQEPEITGVAAAFNMEEWPFYWLTRFTGRYLLQMELALKPLGLDIPRWRVLMTLRNRETMSVSEIADHAIVKLPTMTKIVKRMQADNLVDCRQSAADGRVTEVMLTPEGVIAGRKAWDAANRIYERAFEDLSKKDVSTLNKLLRTITRSLAG
- a CDS encoding amidase; this translates as MSAILIESYDVPGDGPTVAVKDCIDIAGAPTCCGSRAFADAAPAQRHARVVQMLADAGYRIVAKASMHELAYGMTGLNDWTGHVVNPLFPGLIPGGSSSGSAAAVAAGLVDLALGTDTGGSIRMPAACCGVIGLKPSFGRLSRDGVTPADSALDCVGLFARSMPVIERAMAQIAPGFAAVELETLPSIGTVQVDVDSEIEGAVSAALAVLGDAVQSCALPLLEEAFQAGVVQMAAEASAAYGHLVDSGLLGADVEQRLRGAPMVATAERLVWAEDVKGRFVAQVDALLDRFDVLALPTLPAFPPRVDALGDAAAILRLSALVRPFNLSGHPAISLPLASSSGRPAALQLVARRGDDARLCAIARLIAEPDLLLQHKEIC
- a CDS encoding acyl-CoA dehydrogenase family protein; the encoded protein is MNALSAHPGRSAAEEPGIAPIPDDLIASFRARRQEIAALGQLPADIVADLRRLGVYRALVSTRHGGVEASPATFLRLIERLSEADGSIGWVASFGVSSMYLASLPSETLAKVYADGPDVIFAGALFPPQAAARVEGGLKVSGRWKFGSGSTGADIIGVGVKVDGDKGGLPRMAVMPASSVTIERNWDVIGLQGTGSHDLVVDGVVVPEEWTFIRGGAPTLDTPLYRYPSMAFAAQVLAIVGVGVARAALDEITQMAGGRASITGAPVLADRAYVQSEIAKAEARLRSARAFFYEATDDVWTTLCAGDPASLKQTGLLRLASSHVARVGCEVAQTAFMLSGTTGIYNDHPLSAYVHDAMVVAQHAFLSEGTFASAGRVLLGLDNPPGFP
- a CDS encoding nuclear transport factor 2 family protein, whose product is MTDAGALISLSQRVALLEAEGAVRRVVMDYFRLCDTLGPSTPMDVLGGLFTRDAVWEGKGRYRKAFGRHEGRDAIVAMLASYTEPAHFLLNGHYLSSETIEVKDGTSATGQWMMLQVSTYRDGRSDFRSAALTIDLAYEEGAWRMARFVTENIFSRDVAPWNDEADISVPQPNAEEGA